A genomic segment from Micromonospora echinaurantiaca encodes:
- the rsgA gene encoding ribosome small subunit-dependent GTPase A encodes MTIDLTALGWDADRAAHLRRRTDHRPGRVARVDRGVCTVLCADGPVRATLGGAVLAAAAHDLTRLPCAGDWVLLGTWPDSRITVETVLPRRTALIRRTAGKDASGQVLAANLDAAAVVEPVHPEPDVGRIERLLSLAHESGARPLVVLTKADLAADPAAIARQIAAVAPGVPVLPVSAERGTGLDPLRAEVAPGRTLGLLGPSGAGKSSLVNALAGALVMPTQAIRRVDGKGRHTTTWRALVAVPGGGAVLDTPGVRAVGLLDGSAGLDRAFADIAALATGCRYGDCGHDGEPGCAVREALESGELPARRWESWRRLQREVAYETRRRETRLAAERRGGWRGARRRANRPARPPSSGGF; translated from the coding sequence ATGACCATCGACCTGACCGCCCTCGGCTGGGACGCCGACCGGGCGGCACACCTGCGCCGTCGTACCGACCACCGCCCGGGCCGGGTGGCCCGGGTCGACCGCGGCGTCTGCACCGTGCTCTGCGCGGACGGCCCGGTCCGCGCCACCCTGGGCGGGGCGGTGCTGGCCGCCGCCGCCCACGACCTGACCCGGCTGCCCTGCGCCGGGGACTGGGTGCTGCTCGGCACCTGGCCCGACTCGCGGATCACCGTCGAGACGGTGCTGCCCCGGCGCACCGCGCTGATCCGGCGGACCGCCGGCAAGGACGCCAGCGGCCAGGTGCTCGCCGCGAACCTGGACGCCGCCGCCGTGGTGGAGCCGGTGCACCCCGAGCCGGACGTCGGCCGGATCGAGCGGCTGCTCTCCCTCGCCCACGAGTCGGGCGCCCGGCCGCTGGTGGTGCTCACCAAGGCCGACCTGGCCGCCGACCCGGCGGCGATCGCCCGGCAGATCGCCGCCGTCGCCCCCGGGGTGCCCGTGCTGCCGGTCAGCGCCGAGCGGGGCACCGGCCTGGACCCGTTGCGCGCCGAGGTGGCGCCCGGCCGCACGCTGGGCCTGCTCGGCCCGTCCGGTGCCGGCAAGTCGAGCCTGGTCAACGCGTTGGCCGGGGCGCTGGTGATGCCGACCCAGGCGATCCGCCGGGTCGACGGCAAGGGCCGGCACACCACCACCTGGCGGGCCCTGGTCGCGGTGCCCGGCGGCGGGGCCGTGCTGGACACCCCCGGGGTGCGGGCGGTCGGCCTGCTCGACGGCTCGGCCGGGCTCGACCGGGCCTTCGCCGACATCGCCGCGCTCGCCACCGGCTGCCGGTACGGCGACTGCGGGCACGACGGGGAGCCCGGCTGCGCGGTGCGCGAGGCGCTGGAGAGCGGCGAACTGCCGGCGCGACGCTGGGAGAGCTGGCGGCGCCTGCAGCGGGAGGTGGCGTACGAGACCCGCCGCCGGGAGACCCGACTGGCCGCCGAGCGCCGCGGCGGCTGGCGTGGCGCCCGCCGGCGGGCCAACCGGCCGGCCCGACCGCCCTCGTCCGGCGGGTTCTGA